In a genomic window of Equus asinus isolate D_3611 breed Donkey chromosome 11, EquAss-T2T_v2, whole genome shotgun sequence:
- the LATS2 gene encoding serine/threonine-protein kinase LATS2 isoform X2, whose product MAGRALKQTGSRSIEAALEYISKMGYLDPRNEQIVRVIKQTSPGKGIAPTAVPRRPSFEGTGDPFPPYHQLSGAAYEGSSALDEVPRQYMDFLFAGASPHSMPGSHQHQPKGYAANMEAAGMNFPGTSPGVQALPLQGPHYRPHLLVPGEPLGYGIQRSPSFQSKTPQEAGGFANLAGKGPAVQPGASHAFQQAGAATGLYVPHPHHKQAHQVHMMSSRGQVFTSDSPPQSVLTPSRNSLNVDLYDMNSPSVQQWQSSTLSRRDSLQKPGLEAPPRQHVAFLPEGPVPSRTNSFNNHQQQVTVPIRAGVPSKPEPSMPSPNTITAVTAAHILHPVKSVRVMRPEPQTAVGPSHPAWVPAPPPGVESLDSKDEHPLPLGGAAAYPLDVEYGSPEMRCPPPPYPKHLLLQSKSEQFDLDSLCVGMEQSLRGGQAAEPADRNDKSHKNAKGEKVGKDKKQIQTSPVPVRKNSRDEEKRESRIKSYSPYAFKFFMEQHVENVIKTYQQKVNRRLQLEQEMAKAGLCEAEQEQMRKILYQKESNYNRLKRAKMDKSMFVKIKTLGIGAFGEVCLACKVDTHALYAMKTLRKKDVLNRNQVAHVKAERDILAEADNEWVVKLYYSFQDKDSLYFVMDYIPGGDMMSLLIRMEVFPEHLARFYIAELTLAIESVHKMGFIHRDIKPDNILIDLDGHIKLTDFGLCTGFRWTHNSKYYQKGSHIRQDSMEPSDLWDDVSNCRCGDRLKTLEQRARKQHQRCLAHSLVGTPNYIAPEVLLRKGYTQLCDWWSVGVILFEMLVGQPPFLAPTPTETQLKVINWENTLHIPTQVKLSPEARDLITKLCCAADHRLGRNGADDLKAHPFFGTIDFSGDIRKQPAPYVPKISHPMDTSNFDPVDEDSPWNNASEDSTKAWDTLTSPSNKHPEHAFYEFTFRRFFDDNGYPFRCPKPSGAEASQAENSDLENSDLVDQTEGCQPVYV is encoded by the exons ATGGCGGGCAGAGCCCTCAAGCAGACTGGCAGCAGAAGTATTGAAGCCGCCCTGGAGTACATCAGTAAGATGGGCTACCTGGACCCGAGGAATGAGCAGATTGTGCGAGTCATTAAGCAGACCTCCCCAG GGAAGGGAATCGCaccaactgctgtgccacggagGCCGAGCTTTGAAGGAACAGGCGACCCTTTCCCGCCCTACCATCAGCTGAGCGGGGCAGCCTACGAGGGCAGCAGTGCACTAGACGAAGTGCCTCGTCAGTACATGGACTTTCTCTTTGCCGGAGCGAGCCCTCACAGCATGCCTGGCAGCCATCAGCACCAGCCCAAAGGCTATGCTGCGAACATGGAGGCCGCAGGCATGAATTTCCCGGGGACCAGCCCCGGGGTCCAGGCCCTCCCACTGCAAGGCCCACACTACAGGCCACATCTGCTGGTGCCGGGGGAGCCCCTGGGCTATGGCATCCAGCGCAGCCCCTCCTTCCAAAGCAAGACgccccaggaggcaggagggttTGCAAACCTGGCTGGCAAGGGCCCGGCAGTGCAGCCAGGGGCCAGCCATGCATTTCAGCAGGCAGGAGCAGCGACAGGTCTGTACGTGCCACATCCACACCATAAGCAGGCCCACCAGGTGCACATGATGAGCTCTCGGGGCCAGGTGTTCACAAGCGACAGCCCCCCCCAGAGTGTGCTTACTCCCTCTAGAAACAGCCTCAATGTGGACCTCTATGATATGAACAGCCCTTCTGTCCAGCAATGGCAGTCCTCCACCCTGTCCCGCCGCGACTCTCTTCAAAAGCCGGGCCTGGAGGCACCCCCCCGCCAGCACGTGGCATTCCTTCCCGAAGGCCCTGTCCCCAGCAGAACCAACTCCTTCAACAACCACCAGCAGCAAGTGACCGTGCCCATCCGGGCCGGAGTGCCCAGCAAACCAGAGCCTTCCATGCCCTCCCCCAACACCATCACGGCTGTGACGGCTGCCCACATCCTGCATCCAGTGAAGAGCGTGAGGGTGATGAGGCCTGAGCCCCAGACGGCCGTGGGGCCCTCCCACCCAGCCTGGGTGCCAGCGCCCCCACCAGGGGTGGAGAGTCTGGACTCCAAGGACGAGCACCCTCTGCCCTTGGGGGGCGCTGCTGCCTACCCTCTGGACGTTGAGTACGGCAGCCCAGAGATGAGGTGCCCGCCCCCGCCGTACCCGAAGCATTTGTTGCTTCAGAGTAAGTCAGAGCAGTTCGACCTGGACAGCCTGTGTGTGGGGATGGAACAGAGCCTCCGAGGGGGCCAGGCTGCAGAGCCCGCTGACAGGAATGACAAGAGCCACAAAAATGCCAAAGGGGAGAAAGTGGGGAAGGATAAAAAGCAGATCCAGACTTCTCCTGTTCCTGTTCGGAAAAACAGcagagatgaagaaaagagagaatccCGCATCAAGAGCTACTCGCCATATGCGTTCAAGTTCTTCATGGAGCAGCACGTGGAAAATGTCATAAAAACCTACCAACAGAAAGTCAACCGAAGGTTGCAGCTGGAACAAGAAATGGCGAAG GCGGGGCTCTGTGAGGCGGAGCAGGAGCAGATGAGGAAGATCCTCTACCAGAAGGAGTCCAACTACAACAGGCTGAAGAGGGCCAAGATGGACAAGTCCATGTTTGTGAAAATCAAAACCCTGGGCATCGGCGCCTTTGGAGAAGTGTGCCTTGCTTGTAAAGTGGACACTCATGCCCTGTACGCCATGAAGACCCTGAGGAAGAAGGATGTCCTGAACCGGAACCAGGTGGCCCACGTCAAGGCCGAGAGGGACATCCTGGCTGAAGCAGACAATGAGTGGGTGGTCAAACTCTACTACTCCTTCCAAGACAAGGACAGCCTGTACTTTGTGATGGACTACATCCCTGGGGGGGACATGATGAGCCTGCTGATCCGGATGGAGGTCTTCCCTGAGCACTTGGCCCGGTTCTACATTGCAGAGTTGACTCTGGCCATCGAGAGTGTCCACAAGATGGGCTTTATCCACCGAGACATCAAGCCAGACAACATTTTGATAGATCTTGATGGCCACATCAAACTGACAGATTTTGGCCTCTGTACTGGGTTCAGGTGGACTCACAATTCCAAATACTACCAGAAAG GGAGCCACATCAGACAGGACAGCATGGAGCCCAGTGACCTCTGGGACGATGTGTCTAATTGTCGATGTGGAGACAGGCTGAAGACCCTGGAGCAGAGAGCCAGGAAGCAGCATCAGAGATGTCTGGCTCACTCCCTGGTTGGGACGCCAAATTACATCGCACCAGAAGTCCTCCTCCGAAAAG GGTACACTCAGCTCTGTGACTGGTGGAGCGTTGGAGTGATTCTCTTCGAGATGCTGGTGGGGCAGCCGCCCTTCTTGGCCCCTACTCCCACAGAAACCCAACTAAAG GTGATAAACTGGGAGAACACGCTCCACATTCCAACCCAGGTCAAGCTGAGCCCTGAGGCCCGGGACCTCATCACCAAACTGTGCTGTGCTGCCGACCACCGGCTAGGGAGGAATGGGGCTGACGACCTGAAGGCTCATCCATTCTTTGGCACCATTGACTTCTCTGGTGACATCCGGAAGCAGCCAGCCCCCTACGTTCCCAAGATCAGCCACCCCATGGACACCTCCAATTTTGACCCCGTTGATGAAGACAGCCCTTGGAATAATGCCAGTGAAGACAGCACGAAGGCCTGGGACACGCTCACATCCCCAAGTAACAAGCACCCTGAGCATGCATTTTATGAATTCACTTTTCGAAGGTTCTTTGATGACAACGGTTACCCTTTTAGGTGCCCGAAGCCTTCAGGAGCAGAAGCTTCACAGGCTGAGAACTCCGATTTGGAAAATTCTGATCTGGTGGATCAGACTGAAGGTTGCCAACCAGTGTACGTGTAG